The nucleotide sequence TCCTGTCTACCATGTTCACTGTGATTCTATCCTACACCGGTGCCACCGCCAATATTATTAGTTAACTTGCATATTACTAGTGACTGGCCATTTACTCACAACGAGGTGTATTATCCGGTTACACAGCAACTAGCTCTCACTgcaagacacagacacaccaatGGCGGTTCTAGTGGGGGCCAACAGGgaccagtgcccctgtaactctgagtccggacccccctgtggccccccgacagggagtctggaTCAATAATAcagtgacagatttcttgcaatgattttgtactgaagggaaaggtggaaataaagtgtctcagcagtttactacccaattaaaaatgttgaaatagtaaacactgttttaagtcccatttatcctgtgtctgaatgaaggatttgtctttttttccggggttgtatgtgcccctctaacaaaaaagctggcccaaacctggcccccctatttaaactggtctagaaccgccactgagacacacacacacacacacacacacacacacagcctcagacTGTTAAACCAACTTGTTTCCTGATTCTTGTCCTGAGCTCACAGTCAGTGTCACTGTTTCTCctctcagactgacttcagaccagaagatgagtgattgtgtgaaggaagaggaggaaagatcAGAATCTCCAGGATCCAGCTGTCCGTCTTTGGAGAGTGACTGTTCCAAACTTGAACCTCCAGACTTCAGTAatgaacctggaccctcagacacaaagtaagagaaCTGATTCTGACTCATTCACTGTTTGCTGGTAAAGTTTTGCCATTTAcaagctgtagagtaacatgACTGAAGGTTCAACACTCTgtcaaacacatgattgtataaaggaGATTACTACATGGGCTCAGAAACACTTTGTCAAACTGCTGTCAgtcaacagtttgtttgttaatgaggacacactggacctttaacatgTCATGGAAACGACTCAACTGTCCACATTTGACTTCATGAAgctgtaaattaaaatgtttgagtgagagagaaatcATTGGTCCATCTCCCTCTGAGTGTctgtgacagctgtcagtcacagagAAAAGATGTAAATCCAAGAGGACTAATCCAAACTTTAAACCTCCTGATcatcaacagcagcagtttgtgtatttagagCTTCAACAATGACTTTCATCAGAGAATTTATCAAAGATTCATGTgagatgaataaaaacatgttggtgtttgcagagttcagtccaaaagaaagaggcaagagtCTCCAGGAtccagctgtgtgtctctgaagagtgactggtccaaaGATCGTCTTCCTCCAGTCTTCAGTGatgaacctggaccctcagacacaaagtaagacactgttttcactgtaaactgacctgatgaagatgatgcaCTGACGATGAAGACTAAATGTTCTGCTGAAAGATTTATATTCATGACGCACAACTGGTGCAGAAACTAAGATGGAGTTGATTTGATGGCTGTAAATAATACAACTATTCAAAATGTGAGTGATTCTGCTTCAGATGTGTTCAGATACATTATGTAGAGCTGCTGGCTGGGCTGATCGGTGGCTGGCCTCAGCAAAGTGTCTGATATGAGGCTGAAAGTAACAGAAACTAAATTAGAAAAATGTATGTGCGATGAAACATGAA is from Sparus aurata chromosome 16, fSpaAur1.1, whole genome shotgun sequence and encodes:
- the LOC115597257 gene encoding E3 ubiquitin-protein ligase TRAF7-like; translated protein: MSDCVKEEEERSESPGSSCPSLESDCSKLEPPDFSNEPGPSDTKVQSKRKRQESPGSSCVSLKSDWSKDRLPPVFSDEPGPSDTKRRRLDSEKKQPSCCVWCQDVLKDPVSSSCGHWFCRRCITSDWVQSASPGDSSCPQCGGKNQNKSWTVDRQSEQNCTK